The window ggcttcaactgctttctgtctctgggtcggccaaagttcaagggggcgtgtcggcagggtaccgaaggcgggacgggggcgtggttacgagatggccggcttcggccgataatggaaaaaagaaggccgtctttgatgagcacttggctggctttacttggtccatttatttttaggaccaagcctcaaaaaagtgccccaactgaccagatgaccatcggagggaatcggggatcacctccccttacttctccagtggtcaccaacctcctcccacccaaaaaattttttttaacatttttgtgccagcctcaaatgtcatacccagctccatcacagcactaagcaggtccctggagcagtttttagtgggtactgcagtgcgcttcaggcaggcggatccaggcccatccccccctacctgttacacttgtggtggtaaataggagccctccaaaacccacccgaaatccacagtacccatatgtaggtgcccccctttaccctttaagggctatggtaatggtgtacagttgtgggtagtgggttttttgggggggttgtggggctcagcacccaaggtaagggagctatgcacctgggatcaatttctgaagtccactgcagtgccccctagggtgcccggttggtatcctggcatgtgagggggaccagtgcactataaatgctggcttctcccacgaccaaagggcttggatttgaccaggtttgagatggccgccattagtttccattatcggcaaaaactaatggcagccatctttaACACTGacgatctctaaggccggcccaaatgttgagatttgaccgGCCCCGactattatcaaaacgaaagatggccatcttgtttcgataatgcggtcgggtatgccgctttacggggccggccttagagatggccgcccatatagatggccggccccgttcgattatgcccctcttttggCTGTAAAATCAAACAACACACAGAGTCACATGATGAGTTCTATCCCTTCAGAGATCCATAGAGGACTCTGTGGACTTGCTGGTAGAGTGTGGACCAGAAGTGAACTTGCTTAAGGAGGAAATGGTTTTGGAAAACTGGGGAAGTTTCAGTGGCCTGCCACAGCAGGTGGGCTTCCAAACAAACTTCTCAGCAGCAAAGTAATAGATTAGGGGGTCCAAGCAAGAGTTCAGACTACATAATGCCATGGTGACATGTCGTGCTGCATATGTAAAGCGAACCAACGTACAGCTGGAAAAGACATTGATGCGACGTAGAGTGTGGATGACTTGGATTACATGATAGGGGACAAAGCAAATGAGAATAACCACCAACACCACCAGAATAGTGCGAAGCGCCTTCTTCTTAATCATGTTGGATCTGTGACTGGGCCCCGCTGTAACCAACAATTTCCTGGCAATGAGTGGATAACAGATAATGATAACCACCAATGGAATGAAAAACCCAAGTACAGCAGAAAAGATGGTGATCCCCGAAATGCGACCTTTCCACGACTTAGAGGAGAAGTTCTCCATGCAGGCCACATTCCCATTCTTAAAAGCGTTAGTCAAGGGTCCTCGGAAAgtgagaaacatgatggcagcaGCCAGAGTGATCCATAGGATAATGGAGATGGAAATTCTGTAGACTGGTTTCTTGAGATGGAGAGACCGGATGGGATGGACCACTGCGATGTAGCGGTCTATACAGATGCACGTGAGGAAGAGGGTGCTGCCGTACAGGTTAGCAAAGAACAAAGAGCTAGTGATTTTGCACATGGCTTCCCCGAAAATCCAGTTGTTACCCAATGCATGGTAGACGATCTTCCAAGGCAAGGTCAGAACAAACAATAGATCGATGGTGGCCAAGTTCACCTTGAATACATTGGAAGAGGCAGTAGCACTTTTGGTGCTGATGAAGTACCAGAGAGCTAAGAGGTTCCCTGCCAGTCCCAGGATGAACACAATGCTGTAAACAATAGGGAACATGATATATTGGAAGTCTGCGTTTTCCTTGCAGTCAGTCTGATTGGGAGATGAAGGTGTGCTGTTGAGTGCACAGTCTGTGCAGTTCAGCCAAAGTTCTCCAGAGTCAGGGCCCGATTCTTTCAACAAATCCTGAAACAAAAAGAATGCTACCTGCATGAAGTTCTCCAATCATGATATCAAAACCCACAATGATTCATGCTCTCTGATGTGTGGAATGAGCGGAATAGCTAGTATGTCCTTAACGTAAAGGGACACGGTATAAcatgttcatgggggggggggggggggggggcaggggcagcaatGGAAGTGAACTTTTTTATCCTGAGTATAAAGTGATACAGTGAAACTTGTATATGGAGGACAGCGAGAGGATCGAGCATTTTATCCTTAATATAAACTGATCCAGTGTAACTCTTGTATGGGGGACTGTGAAGGGAGGGGGTGTTTTACCTTTAATTTAAAGTGATACAGTGTAACTCGTGTATGGGGACAGTGAGAAGATTGAGTGTTTTATCTTTAATATGAAGTGATACAGCATAACTCATATATGGAGGATAGTGAAGAGATGGGGGTATTTTTTCCTTAATATATAATTATACAGTATAACATTTAAAGGGGGCATTTTATCCTGAATACAAAGGGATGCAGTGTAACTCAGGTATAGGGGATAGtgtgtgtgtattggggggggggtatccTCAATATAACTCATCTGTGGGGGacagtgaggggagggggaattttATCCTCATTATAAAGTTACAGAGTGTAACTCATGAATGgggacagtgaggggggggggggtatccttaATAGAAAGTGATGCAGTGTACCTCAtgaatgagggggaagggaatggaggagtagcctagtggttactgcagcggactttgttcctggggaactgagttcaattcccactgcagctccttgtgactctgggcaagtcacttaaccctccattgcccctggcagggccggtcttagcaagtgcggggccctgtgcagaccaatttgatggggccccatcctagccccgcccccaccctagctccagggcggccacccctccctccgagctccctccgagctcccaggccatcccctctgagctccaggaccatcccccctccttcccagctccaaggctggccctccttcccagctccaaggcccccctccctgtccctccttccttcccagcTCTAAGGCCATgcgggtgggaccagagctgagagagggaaggctcctgaagcgccgagcagctcgcacgcttttcactgctgctgcctgccactgcctgtaacccgacgaggtaaacttttaaaattcagagggaggggggactggaactcgggcggtcggggcggaggCACACCACGTGGGGCCCCCTTGAGCACGAgaccctatgcggtcgcctcggtcacctcgccctaagaccggccctggctcctggtacaaattaagtacctgaatatatgtaaaccactttgaatgtagttgcaaaaacctcagaaaggcagtatatcaagtcccagttccctttaaTATAAAGTGATACAGTGTAAGTTCTCTGTGAGGGACATTGAGGAGAGTGGGTATTTTGTTCTTAATATATCCTTATAATGGAACAGATCGATTGCAACTGATGGCTGGTAATGACAACCCCCACGTGTGCACTGAGGCCACGAATGTGCCCCCTCCTGTCTCTGCCAATCTCCGGTAGTGTCTCTTACTAATATGGCCAAATCCCCCCaccatgcagtggcgttcctaggggggggtggtgggtgcggtccgccccgggtgcacgccgctgggggggtgccgcgtgcgcctgtcctccgttgttccatgcttcttctctgccccggaacaggttacttcctgttccggggcagagaagaagcatggaacaacggaggataGGCAcgtgcggcgtgcacccggcggggggttcctttgtggg is drawn from Microcaecilia unicolor chromosome 14, aMicUni1.1, whole genome shotgun sequence and contains these coding sequences:
- the LOC115457811 gene encoding lysophosphatidic acid receptor 6-like isoform X2; the protein is MSSPLWTTSRDLLKESGPDSGELWLNCTDCALNSTPSSPNQTDCKENADFQYIMFPIVYSIVFILGLAGNLLALWYFISTKSATASSNVFKVNLATIDLLFVLTLPWKIVYHALGNNWIFGEAMCKITSSLFFANLYGSTLFLTCICIDRYIAVVHPIRSLHLKKPVYRISISIILWITLAAAIMFLTFRGPLTNAFKNGNVACMENFSSKSWKGRISGITIFSAVLGFFIPLVVIIICYPLIARKLLVTAGPSHRSNMIKKKALRTILVVLVVILICFVPYHVIQVIHTLRRINVFSSCTLVRFTYAARHVTMALCSLNSCLDPLIYYFAAEKFVWKPTCCGRPLKLPQFSKTISSLSKFTSGPHSTSKSTESSMDL